A genomic segment from Anaerolineales bacterium encodes:
- a CDS encoding NADP-dependent malic enzyme: protein MVESTPTPTVEELLAKATQPSKDAMVLHPFYRGKVEVALKCCVRSLDDFAIWYTPGVAASCRAIEQDPELVYEHTHKWNTVAVVSDGTRVLGLGDIGPKAGLPVMEGKALLYKYLGGVDAWPIMLDTKDPDKIIETVLLIQPGFGGVNLEDISNPKCFRILDTLRAKAEIPIWHDDQQGTATVTLAGLINALKIVGKQIGDVQITFIGSGASNVACARLIFSAGADPAKCRVVDSKGILHKDRHDIELRKAEFVDKWKMCQITNAEGREGSIEDAMRGADVVIGLSKPGPGVIKPEWVRAMAKDAIVFACANPIPEIWPWEAKEAGAAVVATGRSDFPNQVNNSLGFPGIFRGTLDVRAKTITDAMCMAAATELATMAEEKGLKPDYIIPNMDEWEVFPREAAAVAMMAIKEGVAGKTITYEEELENAGRIIKRSRGLTQKMMSDGFIALP, encoded by the coding sequence ATGGTCGAAAGCACGCCGACTCCCACTGTGGAGGAGTTGTTGGCCAAGGCGACCCAGCCCTCGAAGGACGCCATGGTCCTGCATCCGTTCTACCGAGGCAAAGTCGAGGTAGCCCTGAAGTGCTGCGTCCGCAGCCTAGACGACTTCGCCATCTGGTACACCCCGGGGGTTGCCGCCTCCTGCCGGGCGATCGAGCAAGATCCCGAGCTTGTGTACGAGCACACGCATAAGTGGAACACGGTGGCCGTGGTCTCCGATGGCACGCGGGTCCTCGGCCTGGGCGATATCGGCCCCAAGGCCGGCCTGCCCGTGATGGAAGGCAAGGCGCTGCTGTACAAGTATCTGGGCGGCGTCGACGCCTGGCCGATCATGCTCGACACGAAGGACCCCGACAAGATCATCGAGACCGTGCTGTTGATCCAGCCGGGGTTCGGCGGAGTTAACCTGGAGGACATTTCCAACCCGAAGTGCTTCCGCATCCTGGACACCCTGCGTGCCAAGGCCGAGATCCCGATTTGGCATGACGACCAGCAGGGGACGGCCACGGTGACGCTGGCCGGGTTGATCAACGCCTTGAAGATCGTCGGCAAGCAGATCGGCGATGTGCAGATCACATTCATCGGCTCCGGCGCCTCGAATGTGGCCTGCGCCCGCCTGATCTTCTCCGCCGGCGCGGACCCGGCGAAATGCCGGGTGGTCGACAGCAAGGGCATCCTGCACAAGGACCGCCACGACATCGAGCTGCGGAAGGCCGAGTTCGTCGACAAGTGGAAGATGTGCCAGATCACCAATGCCGAAGGCCGGGAGGGCAGCATCGAGGACGCCATGCGCGGCGCGGATGTCGTCATCGGCCTGTCGAAACCCGGGCCGGGGGTGATCAAGCCCGAGTGGGTGCGGGCGATGGCCAAGGACGCGATCGTCTTCGCCTGCGCCAACCCGATCCCCGAGATCTGGCCGTGGGAGGCCAAGGAAGCCGGCGCCGCCGTCGTCGCCACCGGACGCTCCGACTTCCCCAACCAGGTCAACAACTCGCTGGGCTTCCCCGGCATCTTCCGCGGCACGCTGGATGTGCGCGCCAAGACGATCACCGATGCCATGTGCATGGCCGCCGCCACTGAATTGGCCACGATGGCTGAGGAGAAGGGCCTGAAGCCAGATTACATCATCCCGAACATGGATGAATGGGAGGTCTTCCCACGCGAGGCGGCAGCCGTCGCCATGATGGCCATCAAGGAAGGGGTGGCCGGAAAGACCATCACCTACGAAGAAGAACTCGAGAACGCCGGCCGGATCATCAAGCGGTCGCGCGGCCTGACCCAGAAGATGATGTCCGACGGCTTCATCGCCCTGCCCTAA
- a CDS encoding AAA family ATPase produces the protein MKTIALAGKGGTGKTTLAALLIRALLRAGATPVLAIDADPATNLHLALGLQMPVTVGDVREEMLQAAQAHQLGVAISRHDYLRQEVRLALEEGEAVDLLAMGRPEGQGCYCAVNHLLRQVVDELGRSYAYVVIDNEAGMEHISRRTTQDVDLLLVVSDPTVRGLKTAAGIGQLAKDVEVNVKNTLLVINRVQGALPEALQQAVHESALPLASLIPADDQVNQLDALGQPLIWLDGESAAGRAIDALAERILSTI, from the coding sequence ATGAAGACAATTGCCCTGGCAGGCAAGGGCGGAACGGGAAAGACCACGCTGGCGGCGCTTTTGATCCGCGCCCTGTTGCGCGCCGGCGCCACCCCGGTCCTGGCGATCGACGCCGATCCGGCGACCAACCTGCATTTGGCCCTCGGATTGCAGATGCCGGTCACCGTCGGGGACGTGCGCGAGGAGATGCTGCAGGCCGCCCAGGCCCACCAGCTGGGGGTCGCCATCAGCCGCCACGACTATCTGCGCCAGGAAGTGCGCCTGGCGCTAGAGGAGGGCGAGGCGGTCGACCTGCTGGCGATGGGCCGCCCGGAAGGCCAGGGCTGCTACTGCGCCGTCAACCACCTGCTGCGCCAGGTCGTCGATGAGCTGGGCCGCAGCTACGCTTACGTGGTGATCGACAATGAGGCCGGCATGGAGCACATCAGCCGGCGCACGACCCAGGATGTCGACCTGCTCTTGGTGGTGTCGGATCCGACGGTGCGCGGCCTGAAGACCGCGGCCGGCATCGGCCAGCTCGCCAAAGACGTCGAAGTCAATGTCAAGAACACCCTGCTGGTTATCAACCGGGTGCAGGGGGCGCTGCCCGAAGCGCTGCAGCAAGCGGTGCACGAGAGCGCCCTCCCGCTAGCCAGCCTGATCCCGGCCGATGACCAAGTCAACCAGCTGGATGCCCTGGGGCAACCCTTGATCTGGCTGGATGGGGAATCCGCCGCCGGCCGGGCGATCGACGCCCTGGCCGAGCGCATCCTGAGCACGATCTGA
- a CDS encoding dihydropteroate synthase, with translation MYKIGENIHIISPKVKEAITNREGAFFVDLARRQKAAGADALDLNVGPRKKDGPEVMTWLVDVMQEAVPGMTLSFDTTNLAAIETGLKKVGANAIINSTSAEEERLANVPPLAAQYGSKLIALCIEKSGIPVSADARVAIAMEKLIPRAEEVGVPMQNLLIDPLILTVSGCQEYVPQAIETVRMVKMVMDPPPMTVVGLSNVSNQVPAEMRPLLNRVYLVMLMGVGLDAAIVDPLDLDLMETIRIVEARDDSTPVGALYLKLRDVVAAGEPLEPDQVNLADPLQADVWKTVQVLLNKVIYTDSYLRL, from the coding sequence ATGTACAAGATTGGAGAGAACATCCACATCATCTCCCCCAAGGTCAAGGAGGCCATCACCAACCGCGAGGGGGCCTTCTTCGTCGACCTGGCCCGGCGGCAGAAGGCGGCCGGCGCCGATGCCCTGGACCTGAACGTCGGCCCGCGCAAGAAGGACGGTCCGGAGGTCATGACCTGGCTGGTCGACGTGATGCAAGAAGCGGTGCCGGGGATGACCCTGTCTTTCGATACCACCAATCTGGCAGCGATCGAGACCGGGCTGAAGAAGGTGGGCGCCAACGCCATCATCAACTCGACTTCGGCCGAGGAGGAGCGCCTGGCCAATGTCCCGCCGCTGGCCGCCCAGTACGGCTCGAAGCTGATCGCCCTGTGCATCGAGAAGAGCGGCATCCCGGTCAGCGCCGACGCCCGCGTGGCCATCGCCATGGAGAAGCTGATCCCCCGGGCGGAGGAAGTCGGCGTCCCGATGCAGAATCTGCTGATCGATCCGCTAATCCTGACAGTTTCCGGCTGCCAGGAGTACGTTCCACAGGCGATTGAAACCGTGCGTATGGTTAAGATGGTCATGGACCCACCCCCGATGACCGTCGTCGGCCTGTCAAACGTCTCCAACCAGGTGCCGGCGGAGATGCGGCCACTGCTCAATCGGGTCTATCTGGTCATGTTGATGGGGGTCGGCCTGGACGCGGCCATTGTCGATCCGTTGGACCTGGATCTGATGGAGACCATTCGGATTGTCGAGGCCCGCGACGACAGCACGCCTGTCGGCGCCCTGTACCTCAAGCTGCGGGATGTCGTCGCCGCCGGCGAACCGCTGGAGCCGGATCAGGTCAACTTGGCCGATCCGCTTCAGGCGGACGTCTGGAAGACGGTTCAGGTTCTGCTGAACAAGGTGATCTACACCGACTCGTACTTGCGACTGTAG
- a CDS encoding NAD(P)/FAD-dependent oxidoreductase produces the protein MYDLIILGGGPAGLTATVYALRKRLKVLLITRDLGGKTNFRLQLPFIEKHLVITGEEVVNRFANEIDYLEFSRVFDKAIKIEKLPKGFQVHTRNGQAYSARALIVATGAWGQRLDVPGEKEYMMRGLCYSAVSYAPLFIERDTCVIGDSALAMRSTAELATIARKVTLVAPTHGDLDTPMGTRVRQAPNVEILEGYQVESVQGDAYARKIIVQGDGEKLELTADAFFVEIDLVPQSDIVADLVKRDVSGRIIVDARNRTSCEAVFAAGDVTDVISEQVLISIGEGAKAALSAYDYLLQQPD, from the coding sequence ATGTATGACCTGATCATTCTCGGGGGCGGACCGGCCGGCCTGACGGCGACGGTGTACGCCCTGCGCAAGCGTCTGAAGGTTCTGCTGATCACCCGCGACCTTGGCGGCAAGACCAACTTCCGCCTGCAGCTGCCCTTCATCGAAAAGCACCTGGTGATCACCGGCGAAGAGGTCGTCAACCGTTTCGCCAACGAGATCGACTACCTGGAGTTCTCGCGCGTCTTCGACAAGGCGATCAAGATCGAGAAGCTGCCCAAGGGATTCCAGGTGCACACCCGCAACGGCCAGGCGTATTCCGCCCGGGCGCTGATCGTCGCCACTGGCGCCTGGGGCCAGCGGCTGGACGTGCCGGGCGAGAAGGAATACATGATGCGCGGCCTGTGCTACAGCGCCGTGTCGTATGCGCCGTTGTTTATCGAGCGCGACACGTGCGTCATCGGCGACTCGGCGCTGGCCATGCGCTCAACGGCCGAACTGGCCACGATCGCCCGCAAGGTCACTCTGGTGGCGCCGACTCACGGCGACCTGGACACACCGATGGGCACCCGCGTCCGCCAAGCGCCGAACGTCGAGATCCTGGAGGGCTACCAGGTCGAGTCGGTTCAGGGCGATGCGTACGCCCGCAAGATCATCGTCCAGGGAGACGGCGAGAAGCTCGAGCTGACTGCCGATGCCTTCTTCGTCGAAATCGACCTGGTGCCGCAGTCCGATATCGTGGCCGATCTGGTAAAACGTGACGTCTCCGGCCGGATCATCGTCGATGCCCGCAACCGGACTTCGTGCGAGGCCGTCTTCGCCGCCGGCGACGTGACCGATGTGATTTCCGAGCAGGTGCTGATCTCGATCGGCGAAGGCGCCAAGGCCGCCTTGTCCGCCTACGACTACCTGCTGCAGCAGCCTGACTGA